Proteins encoded within one genomic window of Candidatus Zixiibacteriota bacterium:
- a CDS encoding sigma-54 dependent transcriptional regulator, whose protein sequence is MSLTADERKRRVAILIDAKSPFYNEIDWGEIGELFTEVSLLYQSVKERQIDLILVDSARTDLTRAVAMRIRRHNGLTEIWRLVSDDLTWETEPEHIDGVVSWELGTGGLSGKVDQILETKRFLDECGIVARSARMKGVAESIATVGPTDMSVLIVGPSGVGKELVAEAIHHHSPRSKGPFVAVNCGAIAEGVLESELFGHEKGAFTGSVASRDGLFNRANDGTIFLDEIGETHPDMQVKLLRVLEDGTYYPVGSSQPRRTDVRVVSATNRDLTDAIADREFREDLYFRIAVVKITVPPLMERKGDIQPLLQHFWRSRPDLTYSDRALERLMQFDWPGNVRQLRNFADRMKALKSDGLVEVTDVDAFLREQQSTATHLPVATGRTVEEAGQELIYRAILSLGQEVKALRDLIKSHLPGEGAMTTIIPDEEPDMTATSLEEMERELIQRALLQTNGNRRAAAERLGIGERTLYRKLKKYDLK, encoded by the coding sequence ATGTCGTTGACGGCCGATGAACGGAAACGTCGAGTAGCGATCCTGATCGACGCGAAAAGCCCGTTTTACAACGAGATCGACTGGGGAGAAATCGGCGAATTGTTCACCGAGGTATCGTTGCTGTATCAGTCGGTCAAAGAGCGACAAATCGACCTGATTCTGGTCGACTCGGCCCGGACCGATCTTACGCGGGCCGTGGCAATGAGGATCCGTCGACATAACGGTCTTACCGAAATCTGGCGACTGGTCAGCGATGATCTAACCTGGGAAACGGAGCCGGAACATATCGACGGCGTCGTAAGCTGGGAGCTGGGAACCGGCGGGCTGTCCGGTAAGGTGGATCAGATTCTTGAGACCAAACGCTTCCTGGACGAATGTGGTATCGTAGCCCGCTCGGCCCGGATGAAAGGAGTCGCAGAGAGTATCGCCACTGTCGGACCAACCGATATGTCGGTGCTGATCGTGGGGCCTTCGGGAGTCGGAAAAGAGCTGGTGGCAGAGGCGATTCATCACCATTCTCCCCGCAGTAAGGGGCCTTTCGTGGCGGTGAACTGCGGCGCTATTGCCGAAGGTGTGCTGGAGTCGGAATTGTTCGGGCACGAGAAAGGAGCCTTTACCGGTTCCGTGGCCAGCCGTGACGGTTTGTTCAATCGAGCCAACGACGGTACTATTTTTCTCGATGAAATCGGCGAAACACATCCGGATATGCAGGTTAAACTTCTGCGGGTGCTCGAGGACGGCACTTATTATCCGGTCGGTTCATCGCAACCGCGTCGAACCGACGTTCGCGTGGTGTCGGCTACCAATCGTGATCTGACTGATGCCATCGCCGATCGTGAGTTCCGTGAGGATCTGTATTTCCGAATAGCTGTCGTTAAAATCACGGTGCCGCCGCTTATGGAACGTAAGGGCGACATTCAGCCGCTGTTGCAACATTTCTGGCGGTCACGACCTGATCTGACTTATTCCGACCGGGCGCTGGAACGATTGATGCAGTTCGACTGGCCGGGCAACGTGCGACAATTGCGGAATTTCGCGGATCGGATGAAGGCGCTCAAATCAGACGGCCTGGTCGAAGTGACGGATGTCGACGCTTTCCTGCGGGAACAGCAGTCCACGGCGACTCATTTGCCGGTGGCGACCGGACGCACGGTCGAGGAAGCGGGACAGGAGTTGATCTATCGGGCGATTCTTTCGCTCGGCCAGGAGGTCAAGGCGTTGCGGGACCTGATCAAATCGCATCTCCCCGGAGAGGGAGCCATGACTACGATCATTCCCGATGAAGAACCGGATATGACCGCTACCAGTCTTGAAGAAATGGAGAGGGAGTTGATTCAGCGGGCGTTGCTCCAGACCAACGGCAATCGCCGCGCCGCCGCCGAGCGGCTGGGGATAGGGGAGCGGACCCTTTACCGCAAGCTGAAGAAGTACGACTTGAAATAG